From Prochlorococcus marinus XMU1419, a single genomic window includes:
- the rsmH gene encoding 16S rRNA (cytosine(1402)-N(4))-methyltransferase RsmH, translating to MQTDLSDSSFFNHKSVMTDEIMASLEHYPLIHNNQFKGIDATLGGGGHSYHLLRKYSDLKIIGLDQDPFARKSASKKLDEFKNRIDIKASNFAEFIPKEKVSFVIADLGVNSNQIDDPKRGFSFQKDGPLDMRMNPFLEVNAENLIEDLNEKDLANLIYKYGDERLSRKIARKIKMDLKENGKYSGTKELAYSIAGCFPPKQRYKKLHPATRTFQALRIAVNKEIEVLEKFLQVVPNWLLPGGIISIISFHSLEDRLVKNSFKNDQRIKNLTKKPITPSEQEVELNRRARSGKLRIAQLRS from the coding sequence ATGCAAACTGACCTATCTGATTCATCTTTTTTCAATCATAAATCAGTTATGACAGATGAGATTATGGCCTCATTAGAGCATTACCCATTAATACATAACAACCAATTTAAAGGAATAGACGCAACTTTAGGCGGAGGCGGGCACTCTTATCATCTATTGAGAAAATATTCGGATTTAAAAATAATTGGCCTTGATCAAGATCCATTCGCAAGAAAATCAGCATCAAAAAAACTTGATGAATTTAAAAATAGGATTGATATAAAGGCTTCAAATTTTGCGGAATTTATACCAAAAGAAAAAGTTTCTTTTGTGATTGCAGATCTTGGAGTAAATAGTAACCAAATTGATGATCCTAAAAGAGGATTTAGTTTCCAAAAAGATGGTCCACTTGATATGCGGATGAATCCTTTTCTTGAGGTTAATGCAGAGAATTTAATTGAAGATTTAAATGAAAAAGATCTAGCTAACCTAATTTATAAATATGGAGATGAAAGACTATCAAGAAAGATTGCTAGGAAAATAAAAATGGATTTGAAGGAAAATGGTAAATATTCTGGAACAAAAGAGTTAGCTTATTCTATTGCCGGCTGCTTCCCACCAAAACAAAGATATAAAAAATTACACCCAGCAACAAGAACATTTCAAGCACTAAGAATTGCCGTTAATAAAGAAATTGAAGTACTAGAAAAATTTTTGCAAGTTGTCCCTAATTGGCTTCTACCGGGGGGAATTATTTCTATTATTAGTTTTCATTCCCTGGAAGATAGGTTAGTTAAAAATTCTTTTAAGAATGATCAAAGAATAAAAAATCTCACAAAAAAGCCAATCACACCATCCGAACAAGAAGTCGAACTAAATAGAAGAGCTAGAAGTGGAAAATTAAGAATTGCTCAATTAAGAAGCTAA
- a CDS encoding NAD(P)H-quinone oxidoreductase subunit H: MAQLETRTEPMVVNFGPHHPSMHGVLRLVVTLDGENVIDCEPVIGYLHRGMEKIAENRTNVMYVPYVSRMDYAAGMFYEAIVVNAPERLANIPVPKRASYIRVLMLELNRIANHLLWLGPFLADVGAQTPFFYIFREREMIYDLWEAATGQRLINNNFFRIGGVACDLPYGWLEKCIDFCDWFGPKIDEYEKLITNNPIFRKRIEGLGTIQRDQAINWSLSGPMLRASGVSWDLRKVDSYECYDDFDWQIASEKEGDCYARYRVRVEEMRQSLSIIRQACEMIPGGPTENLEAQRMAAEDKKNEIFGIDYQYVAKKVAPTFKIPNGELYTRLESGKGEIGVFIQGNNEVTPWRFKIRAADLNNLQILPHILKGAKIADIMAILGSIDVIMGSVDR; encoded by the coding sequence ATGGCTCAGCTAGAGACTAGAACAGAACCAATGGTGGTCAATTTTGGACCTCATCATCCCTCAATGCATGGGGTTTTAAGGTTAGTTGTAACTCTAGATGGTGAGAATGTCATTGATTGTGAGCCAGTAATTGGATATTTACATAGAGGAATGGAAAAGATAGCTGAAAATAGAACAAATGTAATGTATGTCCCTTATGTAAGCAGAATGGATTATGCAGCAGGAATGTTTTATGAAGCTATTGTAGTAAATGCTCCTGAAAGATTAGCTAATATTCCAGTTCCTAAAAGAGCAAGTTACATCAGAGTTCTTATGCTCGAACTTAATCGTATTGCTAATCATCTTTTATGGCTTGGTCCTTTTTTAGCAGACGTGGGAGCTCAAACTCCATTTTTCTATATTTTTAGAGAAAGAGAAATGATTTATGATCTCTGGGAAGCTGCTACTGGACAAAGGCTAATAAATAATAATTTCTTTAGGATAGGTGGTGTCGCATGTGATCTTCCATACGGATGGTTAGAAAAATGTATAGACTTTTGTGATTGGTTCGGTCCTAAAATAGATGAATACGAAAAATTAATCACAAATAATCCAATTTTTAGAAAAAGAATTGAAGGTCTCGGAACAATACAAAGAGACCAGGCAATTAATTGGTCTTTGTCTGGGCCAATGCTTAGAGCTTCTGGAGTTTCCTGGGATTTAAGGAAAGTCGATAGTTATGAATGTTATGACGATTTTGATTGGCAGATTGCTTCAGAAAAAGAGGGAGATTGCTATGCGAGATATCGAGTAAGAGTTGAAGAGATGAGACAATCACTGAGCATCATTCGCCAAGCCTGCGAAATGATTCCAGGAGGTCCAACAGAAAATTTAGAAGCTCAAAGAATGGCGGCTGAAGATAAGAAAAATGAAATATTTGGTATTGACTATCAATATGTAGCTAAGAAGGTTGCTCCAACGTTTAAAATTCCTAACGGAGAATTGTATACAAGATTAGAGTCCGGTAAAGGAGAAATAGGTGTATTTATTCAAGGAAATAATGAAGTTACCCCGTGGAGATTTAAAATCAGAGCAGCTGATTTAAATAATCTGCAAATATTGCCTCATATTCTTAAAGGTGCCAAGATCGCAGATATTATGGCAATCCTTGGTTCAATAGATGTCATTATGGGATCTGTTGATAGATAA
- a CDS encoding cysteine desulfurase family protein, whose product MLSTPILLDYQSSTPCSKDVVDSMKPFWSEIFSNPASKSNLAGIKASAILEASREKIEQNLFLKNKKVIFTSGATESNNLALLGFARNYYKKTGNYGHIITLKTEHKAVLEPLIQLKKEGFQVTEINPEKDGLISEEQFKKNIREDTFMVSVMLANNEIGVIQPIGNISKICKSRGITLHSDFAQCLGYIELENLLSDVNMITMSSHKIYGPKGIGLLLIDKGINLEPLIVGGGQEYGLRSGTLPLPLVVGFAKAIEIAVSNQKSNAEKLLLYRNNLLEGLLENNSGLLINGSIEKRLPQNLNFTVLDLNGAKFHKVLKSKIICSSGSACSNGEPSHVLLALGRSFKEAESSIRLSIGLSTNSKEIKEAIQILTNTIKSLR is encoded by the coding sequence ATGCTATCAACTCCTATACTACTAGATTATCAATCTTCGACTCCTTGCTCTAAGGATGTTGTTGATTCTATGAAACCTTTTTGGAGTGAGATATTTTCTAACCCTGCAAGCAAATCTAATTTGGCTGGAATCAAAGCAAGCGCTATATTAGAGGCCTCAAGAGAAAAAATAGAACAAAATTTATTTCTTAAGAATAAAAAAGTTATTTTTACAAGTGGCGCAACAGAGTCTAATAACCTAGCTTTATTGGGTTTTGCGAGAAATTACTATAAAAAAACAGGAAATTATGGACATATTATTACCTTAAAAACGGAGCACAAAGCTGTACTTGAACCACTAATCCAACTAAAAAAAGAGGGATTTCAAGTTACGGAAATTAATCCTGAGAAAGATGGATTAATTTCAGAAGAACAATTCAAAAAAAATATAAGAGAAGATACATTTATGGTTAGTGTTATGTTGGCAAATAACGAAATAGGAGTTATTCAGCCTATAGGGAATATTTCAAAGATATGTAAATCGAGAGGAATAACTCTCCACTCTGATTTTGCACAATGTTTAGGGTATATCGAGTTAGAAAATCTTTTATCAGATGTAAATATGATAACGATGAGTTCTCACAAAATATATGGTCCTAAAGGGATTGGACTTCTTTTGATTGATAAAGGAATTAATCTTGAGCCTTTAATTGTTGGCGGAGGTCAGGAATATGGTCTCAGGTCTGGTACATTACCTCTTCCTTTAGTAGTTGGCTTTGCTAAAGCAATAGAGATAGCAGTTTCTAATCAAAAAAGTAATGCTGAGAAATTACTTTTGTATAGAAATAATCTTTTGGAGGGTTTGTTAGAAAATAATTCTGGTTTATTAATTAATGGCTCAATAGAAAAAAGATTACCTCAAAATTTAAATTTCACTGTCTTGGATTTAAACGGAGCAAAGTTTCATAAAGTTTTAAAATCAAAAATAATTTGTTCTAGTGGATCTGCATGCAGTAATGGTGAACCATCTCATGTTTTACTAGCCTTAGGTAGATCTTTTAAAGAAGCAGAATCTTCAATAAGGTTAAGTATTGGATTAAGTACTAATTCAAAAGAGATAAAAGAAGCAATTCAAATTCTTACAAATACGATCAAATCATTACGTTAG
- a CDS encoding acyl-CoA thioesterase, with amino-acid sequence MKPADWLILQKKVRFGDCDSAGVIHFHNLLKWSHEAWEESIEIYGIPYQDIFPDFSIRKSQIIFPIVNCEANFLAPIKIGDFLKIKITPHKINTHLFQVNSFFIKNGNKVAEGKIIHCSIDVDSRNKIELPDQLERWIEASNVSANLKEC; translated from the coding sequence ATGAAACCCGCTGATTGGTTAATATTGCAGAAGAAGGTAAGATTTGGTGATTGTGATTCTGCAGGTGTAATTCATTTTCACAACTTATTAAAATGGTCGCACGAAGCCTGGGAAGAGAGTATTGAAATTTATGGGATTCCTTATCAAGATATTTTCCCGGATTTTTCTATACGTAAATCTCAAATTATTTTCCCCATAGTAAATTGCGAAGCAAACTTTCTTGCGCCTATAAAAATTGGAGATTTTTTAAAAATAAAAATTACCCCTCATAAAATTAATACACATTTGTTCCAAGTAAATAGCTTTTTTATAAAAAATGGAAATAAAGTAGCAGAAGGAAAAATAATACATTGTTCCATAGATGTTGATTCAAGAAATAAAATAGAACTTCCCGATCAGTTAGAAAGGTGGATAGAAGCTTCAAATGTAAGTGCAAATTTAAAAGAATGCTAA